Proteins encoded within one genomic window of Christensenellaceae bacterium:
- a CDS encoding transglycosylase domain-containing protein, which yields MKKVLKFTLISLSVAASLSILFFTLLYFGALYPLASVRFDENALQYINSHPTIFDGDNHQVSTPTKTIALKNLNRHTIDAFISIEDKDFYKHHGINWGRIAKAALVNIKQLGFSEGASTISQQLIKNTHLSSEKTLGRKFNEILLTQRLEKNFNKNQILEAYLNVIYFGSNTFGINEASHRYFNKPASQLNLAESALLAGVIKSPKLYSPILEPKASLERRNLVLSEMLNDGKITKLQYDTAKKEALNLDINKNSYLANSYEAFAISEACKILNITERDLVREQYKIYTYLDVSIQKTIKKSLKDKYLPQTDSLAMVINNKTGGISGYLGTSKYSLFEIKRNPASLIKPVLVYAPALETGKITPVTPILDEPADFGNYSPSNYNGKFSGWTDTKTALSKSLNVPAVKILSFVSVEKAKAFATRLGLTFDKDDTGLSMALGGLTQGLSHIQIANSYLPFSRSGNFVKIGTVKKIVNKYGRTIYQKDERGTQVMGDDTAYLITDMLKETAKTGTAKGLGGLGFDIAAKTGTAGAADKTNTDIGAISYTTKNTVYVWFGNTGEPDENLKSTQTGSGTPIRVMKNIYTALPDGENFPIPNSVEKIEISTLDLDDHTVRLSPPEMSERYKKSVYLSKRYMPKQSSKFETLEQVTLTASVKDNTVTLSTHTKPYIKYELFKKQEDSEILIETVIGSSGFYTKQNTIERGNLYEYYCKATLLDKTELSNIVKVYLPPHPKIKKPAVGASDRPVAGFY from the coding sequence ATGAAAAAAGTTCTTAAATTTACTCTGATTTCACTGTCAGTTGCAGCTTCTCTTAGCATACTTTTTTTCACGCTGCTCTATTTTGGCGCACTTTATCCGCTTGCTTCGGTTAGATTCGACGAAAATGCCCTGCAATATATAAATTCTCATCCCACTATTTTTGACGGTGACAATCACCAAGTAAGCACACCCACCAAAACTATAGCACTAAAAAATCTCAACCGGCACACCATTGATGCCTTTATCAGCATAGAGGATAAAGACTTTTATAAGCATCACGGCATTAACTGGGGGCGGATTGCAAAAGCCGCGCTTGTAAATATAAAGCAGCTGGGTTTTAGCGAAGGAGCCTCCACTATCAGTCAGCAGCTTATAAAAAACACTCATCTCAGCTCCGAAAAAACTTTGGGGCGTAAGTTTAATGAAATTCTGCTGACCCAGCGACTTGAAAAAAACTTTAATAAAAACCAAATTCTTGAAGCTTATCTCAACGTAATATATTTTGGCAGCAACACCTTTGGAATAAACGAAGCAAGTCACCGATATTTCAACAAGCCCGCCTCCCAGCTTAATCTTGCCGAAAGCGCACTGCTGGCCGGGGTTATAAAATCTCCAAAGCTATACTCTCCCATTCTGGAACCCAAGGCATCGCTTGAGCGGCGCAATCTGGTGCTTTCTGAAATGCTAAACGACGGAAAAATAACAAAACTGCAATATGACACAGCCAAAAAAGAAGCTCTAAATCTTGACATCAACAAAAATTCCTATCTTGCAAACAGTTATGAAGCATTTGCCATATCTGAAGCATGTAAAATTCTAAATATTACAGAAAGAGACCTGGTCCGCGAGCAATATAAGATTTATACTTATCTGGATGTGTCTATTCAAAAAACAATCAAAAAAAGTTTGAAGGATAAATATTTGCCTCAGACCGATAGTCTTGCTATGGTTATAAACAACAAAACCGGTGGGATAAGCGGATATCTGGGTACATCCAAATATAGCCTCTTTGAAATAAAGCGTAACCCTGCTTCCCTTATCAAACCCGTTTTAGTATACGCCCCCGCACTTGAAACAGGAAAAATTACGCCTGTAACACCTATTCTTGACGAGCCCGCTGACTTTGGCAATTATTCGCCTTCAAATTATAACGGTAAATTTTCGGGCTGGACTGACACCAAAACCGCACTTTCAAAGTCACTGAATGTGCCTGCAGTAAAAATTTTAAGTTTTGTGAGTGTGGAAAAAGCCAAGGCATTTGCCACACGTTTAGGCCTTACGTTTGACAAGGACGACACCGGGCTTTCAATGGCACTCGGGGGCCTAACACAAGGGCTTAGTCATATTCAAATAGCAAACAGCTATCTGCCTTTTTCAAGAAGCGGAAATTTTGTAAAAATCGGCACAGTCAAAAAGATTGTCAACAAATACGGACGAACAATCTATCAAAAAGATGAGAGAGGCACTCAAGTTATGGGGGATGACACGGCATATCTAATTACGGATATGCTGAAAGAAACAGCAAAAACAGGCACAGCCAAAGGGCTTGGCGGGCTTGGGTTTGACATAGCCGCCAAAACCGGCACTGCGGGGGCAGCCGATAAAACCAATACCGATATAGGTGCAATATCTTACACCACCAAAAACACGGTGTATGTGTGGTTTGGAAATACCGGTGAACCCGACGAAAACCTTAAGTCCACTCAAACCGGCTCAGGAACACCCATACGTGTTATGAAAAATATCTATACCGCACTGCCTGACGGGGAAAATTTTCCTATTCCAAATAGCGTTGAAAAAATAGAAATCAGCACCCTTGATTTGGATGACCATACAGTGAGACTGAGCCCCCCTGAAATGAGTGAACGGTATAAAAAATCTGTCTACTTAAGCAAACGTTATATGCCTAAACAAAGTTCAAAATTTGAAACACTTGAACAAGTCACACTGACAGCATCGGTCAAAGACAACACTGTCACACTCAGCACCCACACAAAACCGTATATCAAATATGAGTTATTCAAAAAACAAGAAGACAGCGAAATCTTGATTGAAACTGTCATAGGCAGCAGCGGATTTTATACTAAACAAAACACAATTGAGCGCGGCAATTTATATGAATATTACTGTAAAGCAACGCTTTTAGACAAAACGGAGCTGAGCAACATAGTAAAAGTATATTTGCCGCCCCATCCAAAAATTAAAAAACCCGCAGTCGGAGCGTCAGACCGTCCGGTCGCAGGTTTTTATTGA
- the miaB gene encoding tRNA (N6-isopentenyl adenosine(37)-C2)-methylthiotransferase MiaB — protein sequence MEKCYHIHTYGCQMNVHESEKLAGVLNKLGYTETPDEKQASVIVFNTCCIRESAEQHVYGNIGALKQHKKQNPELIIAVCGCMSQQKATADNIKAKYPFVNIVFGTHNIHMFEEYLKEAEKEKHVFALWEKEQEIVENTSVYRTSDNNAWVNITYGCNNFCTYCIVPFVRGRERSRKAADIINEVKGLIGKYKTITLLGQNVNSYGKDFGDGTDFAGLLEDLAKLEGDFRIKFLTSHPKDLSQKVINVIAKNNKMSKTIHLPVQSGSNKILKLMNRSYTREHYISLIDSIKKAMPDAVITTDIIVGFPGETDSDFEETMDLLRYCNFAGIFAFMYSKRRGTPAEIMDGQVSIETKRKRVNAALDLQRKISAEVMQSFLGKTLEVLTEMFNGKVVGRTEFGKLVDLDKEAEQGSFYEVEITKILSKKFAGKILNKRVL from the coding sequence ATGGAAAAATGTTACCACATACACACCTACGGCTGCCAGATGAATGTTCACGAATCCGAGAAGCTGGCGGGCGTACTTAATAAATTGGGATATACTGAGACGCCTGATGAGAAACAGGCGTCTGTTATAGTTTTTAACACTTGCTGCATTAGAGAGAGTGCCGAGCAGCACGTATACGGCAATATTGGAGCGTTGAAGCAGCATAAAAAACAAAACCCAGAGCTTATTATTGCGGTTTGTGGCTGTATGAGTCAACAAAAAGCAACTGCCGATAACATAAAGGCAAAGTATCCTTTTGTAAACATAGTTTTTGGAACGCATAACATTCATATGTTTGAAGAATATCTCAAAGAGGCTGAGAAAGAAAAGCATGTGTTTGCTTTGTGGGAAAAAGAACAAGAGATTGTTGAAAACACATCGGTATACAGAACCAGCGACAACAATGCGTGGGTTAACATAACTTATGGTTGCAACAACTTTTGCACTTATTGCATTGTTCCGTTTGTGCGAGGGAGAGAACGTAGCCGTAAAGCGGCCGATATCATAAACGAAGTCAAGGGATTGATAGGAAAGTATAAAACCATAACGCTTCTTGGGCAAAACGTAAATTCATATGGAAAAGACTTTGGTGATGGCACAGATTTTGCGGGGCTGCTTGAGGATTTAGCTAAGCTCGAGGGAGATTTCAGAATAAAGTTTTTGACTTCGCACCCAAAAGATTTGAGCCAAAAAGTTATTAATGTGATTGCAAAAAACAATAAAATGAGTAAAACAATTCATTTGCCTGTGCAGTCTGGCAGCAACAAGATTTTGAAGCTTATGAACCGAAGTTACACCAGAGAGCACTATATTTCATTGATTGACAGCATAAAAAAGGCTATGCCTGATGCTGTGATTACGACTGATATTATAGTTGGATTTCCAGGGGAAACCGATAGCGATTTTGAAGAAACTATGGATTTGTTAAGGTATTGTAACTTTGCCGGAATTTTTGCTTTTATGTATTCAAAAAGACGTGGTACACCTGCTGAAATAATGGATGGACAGGTTTCGATTGAAACAAAGCGAAAGCGTGTGAATGCCGCTCTTGACCTTCAGCGCAAAATTAGCGCTGAGGTTATGCAGAGCTTTTTGGGTAAAACCTTAGAGGTTTTGACAGAAATGTTTAACGGTAAGGTTGTGGGACGAACGGAATTCGGAAAGCTTGTTGACCTTGATAAAGAGGCCGAACAAGGCAGTTTTTATGAGGTAGAAATTACTAAGATACTCAGCAAGAAGTTTGCAGGCAAGATTTTGAACAAAAGGGTATTGTAA